Proteins co-encoded in one Xanthomonas campestris pv. badrii genomic window:
- the dnaJ gene encoding molecular chaperone DnaJ: MSKRDYYEVLGVARGASDEELKKAYRRCAMKHHPDRNPGDAAAEAAFKECKEAYEVLSDGNKRRAYDAHGHAAFEHGMGGGGGPGGPDMGDIFGDIFGNIFGGGAAGPRAARRGADVGYVLELDLEEAVAGIERRIEIPTLIECTPCHGSGSEDGKVQTCGTCHGRGQVRIQRGIFAMQQSCPHCDGRGTLIQNPCKTCHGAGRVEEDKVLSIKVPAGVDTGDRIRLAGEGEAGPAGTPPGDLYVEVRVREHAIFQRDGDDLHCEVPIRISQAALGDTVRVATLGGEAEIRIPAETQTGKLFRLRGKGVRSVRSRSEGDLYCRVVVETPVNLTADQRELLQQFEATFTGEDARKHSPKSATFIDGVKGFWDRMTS; this comes from the coding sequence ATGAGCAAACGCGATTACTACGAAGTGCTGGGCGTTGCCCGTGGCGCCAGCGACGAGGAGCTGAAGAAGGCGTACCGGCGCTGTGCGATGAAGCACCACCCGGACCGCAATCCTGGCGACGCAGCTGCCGAAGCGGCGTTCAAGGAATGCAAGGAAGCCTATGAAGTGCTGTCTGATGGCAATAAGCGGCGTGCCTACGACGCGCACGGCCATGCCGCGTTCGAGCACGGCATGGGTGGCGGCGGCGGGCCGGGCGGCCCGGACATGGGCGATATCTTTGGCGATATCTTCGGCAATATTTTTGGCGGTGGCGCCGCCGGTCCGCGCGCTGCGCGACGTGGTGCCGACGTCGGTTATGTCCTGGAACTGGATCTGGAAGAAGCCGTCGCCGGCATCGAGCGACGCATCGAGATCCCGACCCTGATCGAATGCACGCCCTGCCACGGCAGCGGCTCGGAAGACGGCAAGGTCCAGACCTGCGGCACCTGTCATGGGCGCGGCCAGGTGCGCATCCAGCGCGGCATCTTCGCCATGCAGCAGAGCTGCCCGCATTGCGATGGGCGCGGCACGCTGATCCAGAATCCGTGCAAGACCTGCCACGGCGCCGGTCGCGTGGAAGAAGACAAGGTGCTGTCGATCAAGGTGCCGGCCGGTGTGGATACCGGCGACCGGATTCGTCTTGCAGGCGAGGGCGAGGCCGGCCCGGCCGGCACGCCGCCGGGCGACCTGTATGTGGAAGTGCGGGTGCGCGAGCATGCGATCTTCCAGCGCGATGGCGACGATCTGCATTGCGAAGTGCCGATCCGCATTTCGCAGGCGGCGCTCGGTGACACCGTGCGGGTTGCGACCCTCGGCGGCGAGGCGGAAATCCGCATTCCGGCCGAGACCCAGACCGGCAAGTTGTTCCGCCTGCGCGGCAAGGGCGTGCGTTCGGTGCGCAGCCGCAGCGAAGGCGATCTGTATTGCCGCGTGGTGGTGGAAACGCCGGTCAACCTCACCGCCGATCAGCGCGAACTGCTGCAGCAGTTCGAGGCCACGTTCACCGGTGAGGATGCCCGCAAGCATTCGCCCAAGTCGGCCACCTTCATCGATGGCGTCAAGGGTTTCTGGGACCGCATGACCTCGTAA
- the pdxY gene encoding pyridoxal kinase, producing MSDATDSHLVHGRRQRPDGPSPIDVISVQSQLVYGHAGNSAAVPPLRALGLRVAEVPTTLLSNAPFYATLRGRILPADWLADLLLGATERGLPQRARMLVSGYFGSLANGEAFAHWLEQTLPQAPQLRYCLDPVIGDTHTGPYVEPGLERVFAERLLPHAWLVTPNAFELGRLTGLPSLQQDDAIVAARALLARGPQWVLAHSVAGAAGELVTLAVSNAAVYRWATPHLPVDVAGTGDVLMALLIGFLLRDVPFEQAVGHALSGVHGALEATLAAGFEEFDVLAAAPAALAAAPRFALERLA from the coding sequence ATGAGCGATGCAACCGATAGCCATCTCGTCCACGGTCGCCGCCAGCGTCCCGACGGTCCTTCGCCGATCGATGTGATCTCGGTGCAATCGCAGCTGGTCTATGGCCATGCCGGCAACAGTGCCGCGGTGCCGCCGCTGCGTGCGCTCGGCCTGCGCGTGGCCGAAGTGCCCACCACGCTGCTGAGCAATGCGCCGTTCTACGCCACGTTGCGCGGCCGCATCCTGCCTGCCGACTGGTTGGCGGATCTGCTGCTTGGCGCGACCGAGCGTGGGCTGCCGCAGCGCGCCCGCATGCTGGTCTCCGGCTATTTCGGCAGCCTGGCCAACGGTGAGGCGTTTGCCCACTGGCTGGAGCAGACCCTGCCGCAGGCGCCGCAACTGCGCTACTGCCTGGATCCGGTGATCGGCGATACGCATACCGGCCCCTACGTCGAACCGGGACTGGAGCGCGTGTTCGCCGAGCGCCTGCTGCCGCATGCCTGGCTGGTCACGCCGAACGCGTTCGAGCTTGGGCGATTGACCGGGCTGCCGAGCCTGCAACAGGACGATGCCATTGTCGCCGCGCGCGCGTTGCTGGCGCGTGGGCCGCAGTGGGTGCTTGCCCATAGCGTGGCCGGTGCAGCGGGCGAGCTGGTCACCCTGGCGGTCAGCAACGCCGCGGTGTATCGCTGGGCGACACCGCATCTGCCGGTGGATGTGGCTGGCACCGGCGATGTGTTGATGGCCTTGCTGATCGGTTTTCTGCTGCGCGATGTGCCGTTCGAGCAGGCGGTGGGGCACGCGCTCAGCGGAGTGCATGGCGCCCTGGAAGCGACCCTGGCCGCAGGTTTCGAGGAATTCGATGTGCTGGCTGCCGCTCCGGCCGCCCTGGCTGCGGCGCCACGCTTCGCCCTCGAGCGCCTGGCATGA
- a CDS encoding prephenate dehydrogenase has product MIAQPVVGIVGIAGAYGRWLAQFLRTRMQLQVIGFDPAEAGGTDEATLAQQADVLIFSAPIRHTAALIQRYVALAGPRAASQLWMDVTSIKQAPVAAMLASSAEVVGLHPMTAPPKSPTLKGRVMVVCEARLQHWSAWVQTLCTALQAQRVDATPEHHDRVMALVQAMVHATHLAQAGTLRDYAPLLGELQTLMPYRSASFELDTAVIARILSLNPAIYEDIQFGNPYVGEMLDRLLLQLQQLRALVAQGDDAARAQFRSQFLRDNAQALQPDALAAGNYTYERVGYLLADLTEPLTLSVYLPEDQPGSLRALLHVFEQHGVNLSSIHSSRTPVGELHFRIGFDPGSDRAALAQAAGQIDRSGIGRVLERHDRGG; this is encoded by the coding sequence ATGATCGCCCAGCCGGTCGTCGGCATCGTCGGCATTGCCGGCGCCTATGGACGATGGCTGGCGCAGTTCCTGCGCACGCGCATGCAGCTGCAGGTGATCGGCTTCGATCCGGCCGAGGCCGGCGGCACGGATGAGGCGACGCTGGCCCAGCAGGCCGATGTGCTGATCTTCTCGGCGCCGATCCGCCACACCGCGGCGCTGATTCAACGCTATGTCGCGCTGGCCGGCCCACGCGCGGCTTCGCAGTTGTGGATGGATGTCACCTCGATCAAGCAGGCGCCGGTGGCGGCGATGCTGGCATCTTCGGCCGAGGTGGTGGGCCTGCATCCGATGACCGCGCCGCCCAAGTCGCCGACCTTGAAGGGCAGGGTGATGGTGGTCTGCGAGGCGCGCCTGCAGCACTGGTCGGCGTGGGTGCAGACGCTGTGTACGGCCTTGCAGGCGCAGCGCGTGGACGCGACCCCCGAGCACCACGACCGGGTGATGGCACTGGTGCAGGCGATGGTGCACGCCACCCATCTGGCACAGGCCGGCACCTTGCGCGACTACGCGCCGCTGCTGGGTGAGCTGCAGACGCTGATGCCCTACCGGTCGGCCTCGTTCGAATTGGATACCGCGGTCATCGCGCGCATCCTCTCGCTCAATCCGGCGATCTACGAAGACATCCAGTTCGGCAATCCGTATGTCGGCGAAATGCTCGACCGGCTGTTGCTGCAATTGCAGCAGTTGCGCGCATTGGTGGCGCAAGGCGACGATGCGGCGCGTGCGCAATTTCGCAGCCAATTTCTGCGTGACAACGCGCAGGCCCTGCAGCCTGACGCGCTTGCCGCTGGCAATTACACCTATGAGCGCGTGGGCTACTTGCTGGCCGATCTCACCGAGCCGCTGACCCTCAGTGTGTATCTGCCCGAAGACCAGCCCGGTTCGCTGCGCGCGCTGCTGCATGTGTTCGAACAGCACGGCGTCAACCTGTCGTCGATCCATTCGTCGCGCACACCGGTAGGCGAGCTGCATTTCCGTATCGGCTTCGACCCTGGCAGCGATCGTGCGGCCCTGGCGCAGGCGGCAGGCCAGATCGATCGCAGCGGTATCGGGCGAGTGCTGGAGCGTCACGACCGGGGCGGTTAG
- a CDS encoding TolC family protein, with protein MMRRLVALLIALCPGAALAQATPLSLDEVLQSSARSAPQIIESLAKVRQAEGKGISADGAFDTVFDIEGRSREAGYYDGSTIETGVKRPFEENGGYYYGGYRSSRGAFPVYEDKSYTDRGGEVKVGALYALLRDRVVDERRTRRSVASADIDVARYEAEMVAIGVQRRAVDAYQSWVAAGLKLRAYRDLLDLAERRRNAISRQVTLGARPTILLTENDQNLVRRRALVVRSEQDFANAANALSLYLRDEAGMPMIVSEQRLPADTSALEGLAGASKITAPVERPDYRAVLTRIDQATARLMLAQNDLKPRLDVSVEVSKDLGPPGVGGPNRSPTDAIIGFRFSVPLENRAAKGRVAEARAEIEALDQRSRLLRDQISVEVESIVISLNAAERLARIADEERSLADRLAAAERRRFELGSGDFFLVNQREETANDARVRLIDAQARIASARAELAAATADRDALQLSR; from the coding sequence GTGATGCGCCGTCTCGTTGCCCTGCTGATCGCACTCTGCCCCGGTGCGGCACTCGCCCAGGCCACGCCACTGAGCCTGGACGAGGTCCTGCAATCGTCGGCCCGCTCCGCGCCGCAGATCATCGAATCGCTGGCCAAGGTCCGCCAGGCCGAGGGCAAGGGCATCTCCGCCGACGGCGCCTTCGATACCGTGTTCGATATCGAAGGACGCTCGCGCGAAGCCGGCTACTACGACGGCAGCACCATCGAAACCGGCGTCAAGCGTCCGTTCGAGGAAAACGGCGGCTACTACTACGGCGGCTACCGCTCCTCGCGTGGCGCGTTTCCGGTCTACGAAGACAAGTCCTACACCGACCGCGGCGGCGAAGTGAAGGTCGGCGCGCTGTATGCGTTGCTGCGCGATCGCGTGGTGGACGAGCGCCGCACCCGCCGCAGCGTGGCCAGCGCCGACATCGACGTTGCCCGGTACGAGGCGGAGATGGTGGCGATCGGGGTGCAACGGCGTGCCGTGGACGCCTACCAGAGCTGGGTCGCTGCCGGATTGAAACTGCGTGCCTACAGGGATCTGCTGGACCTGGCCGAGCGCCGCCGCAACGCGATCTCGCGGCAGGTGACGCTGGGCGCGCGTCCCACGATCCTGTTGACCGAGAACGACCAGAACCTGGTGCGCCGGCGCGCCCTGGTGGTGCGCTCGGAGCAGGATTTCGCCAACGCGGCCAATGCCTTGTCGCTATACCTGCGCGATGAGGCGGGCATGCCGATGATCGTCTCCGAGCAGCGCCTGCCGGCCGATACGTCCGCGCTGGAAGGATTGGCCGGCGCCAGCAAGATCACCGCGCCGGTCGAGCGCCCGGATTACCGCGCCGTGCTGACCCGCATCGACCAGGCCACTGCCCGGCTGATGCTGGCCCAGAATGATCTCAAACCGCGCCTGGATGTCAGCGTGGAAGTCAGCAAGGACCTGGGCCCGCCTGGCGTGGGCGGCCCCAACCGCTCGCCCACCGATGCCATCATCGGTTTCCGCTTCAGCGTGCCGCTGGAAAACCGCGCCGCCAAGGGGCGCGTGGCCGAAGCGCGTGCCGAGATCGAAGCGCTGGATCAGCGCAGCCGCCTCCTGCGTGACCAGATCTCGGTGGAAGTGGAATCCATCGTGATCTCGCTCAATGCCGCCGAACGCCTGGCCAGGATCGCCGACGAGGAACGCAGCCTGGCCGACCGCCTGGCTGCTGCCGAACGGCGCCGCTTCGAACTGGGGTCCGGCGACTTCTTCCTGGTCAACCAGCGCGAAGAAACCGCCAACGATGCACGCGTGCGCCTGATCGATGCGCAGGCGCGCATCGCCTCGGCGCGCGCCGAACTGGCCGCGGCGACAGCCGACCGCGATGCGTTGCAGCTCAGTCGCTGA
- a CDS encoding HlyD family secretion protein: MQHVSDRSAHFPTLAAMRPPSIAKALAWMLLIGVAIAGAILAFAPWVQTASGKGQVVSLDPGDRQQQVTAFVPGRVERWYVHDGQHVSKGDPIARVSDLDPDLLTRLASERAQVAAEIAALQQSRAVASIDVERSRQLLAEGLAGRRDFELTQIKVAEADAKLAESRAKLTRIDIQLNRQSAQLVRAPRDGRVQQLNAASGSAMVSPGTVLAVIAPERVERAVELYIDGRDVPLIRPGRPVRLEFEGWPAIQFSGWPSVAHGMFDGRVRAIDPNAAPDGLFRILVEPMPGKPAWPAQEFARQGGKVRGWVQGETVRVGYELWRQLNNFPLEFGRRPAATTQDEGKAKPAAGDKSEDDATGKK, encoded by the coding sequence ATGCAGCACGTCTCTGACCGGAGCGCGCACTTCCCCACCCTGGCGGCGATGCGCCCGCCCAGCATCGCCAAGGCATTGGCCTGGATGCTGCTGATCGGCGTTGCCATTGCTGGCGCCATCCTGGCGTTTGCGCCCTGGGTACAGACCGCCAGCGGCAAGGGCCAGGTGGTCTCGCTGGATCCGGGCGACCGCCAGCAGCAGGTCACCGCCTTCGTGCCTGGCCGGGTCGAGCGCTGGTATGTGCACGATGGCCAGCACGTCTCCAAGGGCGACCCGATCGCCCGGGTCAGCGACCTGGACCCGGACCTGCTCACCCGGCTTGCCAGCGAGCGTGCGCAGGTGGCCGCGGAGATCGCCGCTCTCCAGCAATCGCGCGCGGTGGCCAGCATCGATGTGGAACGCAGCCGGCAACTGCTTGCCGAAGGCCTGGCCGGCCGCCGCGATTTCGAACTGACCCAGATCAAGGTGGCCGAAGCCGATGCCAAGCTGGCCGAATCGCGCGCCAAGCTGACCCGCATCGATATCCAGTTGAACCGCCAGTCCGCGCAATTGGTGCGCGCCCCGCGCGATGGCCGCGTGCAGCAGCTCAACGCCGCCAGCGGCAGCGCGATGGTGTCGCCGGGCACCGTGCTGGCCGTGATCGCACCCGAGCGCGTGGAGCGTGCGGTGGAGCTGTACATCGACGGGCGCGACGTGCCCCTGATCCGTCCGGGCCGCCCGGTGCGGCTGGAGTTCGAAGGCTGGCCCGCCATCCAGTTCAGCGGCTGGCCGTCGGTGGCGCACGGCATGTTCGACGGCCGCGTGCGGGCGATCGACCCCAATGCGGCGCCGGACGGGCTGTTCCGCATCCTGGTCGAGCCGATGCCGGGCAAGCCGGCCTGGCCGGCGCAGGAATTCGCCCGCCAGGGCGGCAAGGTGCGCGGCTGGGTGCAGGGCGAAACGGTGCGGGTGGGCTATGAGTTGTGGCGCCAGCTCAACAACTTCCCGCTGGAATTCGGCCGGCGTCCGGCAGCGACCACGCAGGACGAGGGCAAGGCCAAGCCGGCAGCCGGCGACAAGTCCGAAGACGACGCGACGGGCAAGAAGTGA
- a CDS encoding ABC transporter ATP-binding protein, whose translation MAAQRIGWREAVAWLAEIVGPDMPYVRLALVYGVAISLLSLATPISVQLLINSVANTALPTPLWTLSGLLLGLLLLVAALSAMRVWVMALFERRLFARVVAEITVRAVHAQNPFFADQNRNDMFNRYFDLVVVQKAVPSLAVGAFTIVLQSAVGLIVTSFYHPFFLGFNALLLLTIFAIWMIWSRGSIRSAVELSHAKHNAAHWLESVGGSNGFYKSSRHLNFAMDRSEAVTATYVARHRRHFRYTFTQTVAFLLTYAVASAALLALGGSLILRGELSIGQLVAAELILSAVFYGIAQLGSYLDVFYDLVASAEELSLLYAIPQERPVAAAGETPGNSAVRLDDVVIEGARFNFALEAGEQLVTLAGGGAERLLAMVLKRHVVPDRGLVMVGGADMATFDMYLLRSEVTVLDRPTIVEVTIREYLAMASADVTSEAMLQAIDAVGLRARIAALPQGLDTRLAASGYPLWIGDVMALKLANALLVRPRVLMLSQLYDLLPAERLTQILRRLKDAGTTVLLCTGRPEDITLDGWFRLEPERQQRYATRAELIASTQEANDAARL comes from the coding sequence ATGGCGGCGCAGCGGATCGGATGGCGGGAAGCGGTGGCCTGGCTGGCGGAGATCGTCGGGCCGGACATGCCGTATGTGCGTCTTGCCCTGGTATATGGCGTTGCGATCAGCCTGCTGTCGCTGGCCACCCCCATCTCGGTGCAATTGCTGATCAACAGCGTCGCCAACACCGCGCTGCCCACGCCGTTGTGGACCCTGTCGGGCCTGTTGCTGGGCCTGTTGTTGCTGGTGGCGGCCTTGAGCGCAATGCGGGTGTGGGTGATGGCGCTGTTCGAGCGCCGCCTGTTCGCGCGGGTGGTGGCGGAAATCACCGTGCGCGCGGTGCATGCGCAGAACCCGTTCTTCGCCGACCAGAACCGCAACGACATGTTCAACCGCTACTTCGATCTGGTGGTGGTGCAAAAGGCGGTGCCCAGCCTGGCGGTCGGCGCCTTCACCATCGTGCTGCAGTCAGCGGTGGGCCTGATCGTCACCAGCTTCTATCACCCGTTCTTCCTCGGTTTCAACGCGCTGTTGCTGCTGACCATCTTCGCGATCTGGATGATCTGGTCGCGCGGCTCGATCCGTTCGGCGGTGGAACTGAGCCATGCCAAGCACAACGCCGCGCACTGGCTGGAGAGCGTTGGTGGCTCCAACGGGTTCTATAAATCCAGCCGCCACCTCAACTTTGCGATGGACCGCTCCGAAGCGGTGACGGCGACCTATGTAGCGCGGCACCGGCGCCATTTCCGCTACACCTTCACCCAGACAGTGGCCTTCCTGCTGACCTATGCGGTGGCCAGCGCGGCGTTGCTGGCGCTGGGCGGCAGCCTGATCCTGCGCGGCGAGCTGTCGATCGGCCAGCTGGTGGCCGCCGAGCTGATCCTGAGCGCGGTGTTCTACGGCATCGCGCAACTGGGCAGCTATCTGGACGTGTTCTACGACCTGGTCGCCAGCGCCGAGGAATTGTCGCTGCTGTACGCCATCCCGCAGGAGCGCCCGGTGGCTGCCGCAGGCGAGACCCCGGGCAACAGCGCCGTGCGCCTGGACGACGTGGTGATCGAGGGCGCGCGCTTCAATTTCGCGCTGGAAGCCGGCGAGCAATTGGTGACGTTGGCAGGTGGCGGCGCCGAACGCCTGCTGGCCATGGTGCTGAAGCGCCACGTCGTGCCCGACCGCGGGCTGGTGATGGTAGGCGGCGCCGACATGGCCACGTTCGACATGTACCTGCTGCGCTCGGAGGTCACCGTGCTCGATCGGCCGACGATCGTGGAGGTCACCATCCGCGAATATCTGGCGATGGCCTCGGCCGACGTGACCTCCGAGGCCATGCTGCAGGCCATCGATGCGGTGGGCTTGCGCGCGCGTATCGCGGCCTTGCCGCAAGGCCTGGACACCCGGCTTGCCGCGTCCGGCTATCCGCTGTGGATCGGCGATGTGATGGCGTTGAAACTGGCCAACGCGCTGCTGGTGCGTCCGCGCGTGCTGATGCTGTCGCAGCTGTACGACCTGCTGCCGGCAGAACGCCTCACCCAGATACTGCGACGCCTGAAGGATGCCGGCACCACGGTGCTGCTGTGCACCGGCCGGCCGGAGGACATCACCCTGGACGGCTGGTTCCGGCTGGAACCGGAGCGCCAGCAACGCTACGCCACGCGCGCCGAGCTGATCGCGTCCACGCAGGAGGCGAACGATGCAGCACGTCTCTGA
- a CDS encoding hydrogen peroxide-inducible genes activator, translating to MARPRTTIRQLSYFVALADTGSFTRAAEQMGVSQPSLSQQIRALETIIGAPLFERGVPAILTPLGRDLRDRARSILLDVADLEDVRATSADTLIGTIRLGVSPTLGAYLMPSLVARLHREHPALRVHVREGLPTVLASDLANGVHDLILAQLPVAGRSLHSERLFREPLHVTMAADHPLRSKRHITPADLRGANLLTLMPEYRLAEQVAAIAMDVGAHVLRDYEGTSLDAIRQMAGMGMGLALLPDLYVRQEIREGDDVVVRPIKGGRYYRDIGLLWRQGAGRAPAFGLIAELLRAAAA from the coding sequence ATGGCCCGCCCCAGAACCACCATCCGCCAGCTCAGCTATTTCGTCGCACTGGCCGACACCGGCAGCTTTACCCGCGCAGCCGAGCAGATGGGCGTCTCGCAGCCGTCGCTGTCGCAACAGATCCGCGCGCTGGAAACCATCATCGGCGCGCCGCTGTTCGAACGTGGCGTGCCGGCGATCCTGACCCCGCTGGGACGCGACCTGCGCGACCGCGCGCGCAGCATCCTGCTGGACGTGGCCGACCTGGAAGATGTGCGCGCCACCTCGGCCGACACCCTGATCGGCACCATCCGGCTTGGCGTCTCGCCAACCCTGGGCGCCTATCTGATGCCCAGCCTGGTGGCACGCCTGCACCGCGAACATCCGGCGCTGCGCGTGCACGTGCGCGAAGGCCTGCCGACCGTGCTCGCCAGCGACCTGGCCAACGGCGTACACGATCTGATCCTGGCGCAGTTGCCGGTGGCCGGCCGCAGCCTGCACAGCGAGCGCCTGTTCCGCGAGCCGTTGCACGTGACCATGGCCGCCGATCACCCGCTGCGCAGCAAGCGCCACATCACCCCCGCCGATCTGCGCGGCGCCAACCTGCTCACGCTGATGCCCGAATATCGCCTGGCCGAACAAGTGGCCGCGATTGCGATGGATGTCGGCGCGCATGTGCTGCGCGATTACGAAGGCACGAGTCTGGATGCGATCCGGCAGATGGCCGGCATGGGCATGGGCCTGGCGCTGCTGCCGGACCTGTACGTGCGCCAGGAAATCCGCGAAGGCGACGATGTGGTGGTGCGCCCGATCAAGGGCGGCCGCTATTACCGCGACATCGGCCTGCTCTGGCGCCAGGGCGCCGGACGCGCGCCAGCGTTCGGTTTGATCGCCGAGTTGCTGCGCGCCGCAGCCGCATAG
- a CDS encoding ABC transporter transmembrane domain-containing protein has protein sequence MNQPAAARPNPLRKLGSLRTLWPFVQRQRGLFAAWLIALAISSAATLSLPAAVKRMIDHGFSGGAQINQAFALLFAVAVVLALATAARFYFVSLLGEKVVADLRGRLYAHLIGLDAGFHDRSRSGELVSRLSADSELLRGLIGTTMSVALRSSVTVIGSMVMLLVTSPRLAGFTLIGIPLAVLPIVLGARRLQKISRASQDRVADANTLAAETLGAVRTVQAHAREQYESQRFSQALLSAIDTARLRVRTQAGVTAVAIMLIFGAIVSVLWLGAHDVVAGRMTPGTLGQFVLYALIGGGSVGALAEVWNELQRAAGGMGRVGELLDEQPAIVAPATPTPLPQPLQGAIHFDQVVFHYPQRPDAPALDRFDLHVRPGETVALVGPSGAGKSTVLSMLLRFHDPVSGRVRIDEVDLRDTDPVHLREHIALVPQQPTLFAASAADNIRYGRLQASDAEVEAAAAAAEADVFIRALPQGYASELGERGTRLSGGQQQRVAIARALLKDAPILLLDEATSALDAQSERAVQQALDRLMQGRTTLVIAHRLATVLKADRIVVMDAGRIVAQGTHAQLIAEGGLYAELARLQFIDQ, from the coding sequence ATGAATCAGCCAGCCGCTGCCAGGCCCAACCCATTGCGGAAGCTTGGCAGCCTGCGCACCCTGTGGCCGTTCGTGCAGCGCCAGCGCGGGTTGTTCGCCGCATGGCTGATCGCGCTGGCGATTTCCTCGGCGGCCACGCTGAGCCTGCCGGCCGCGGTCAAGCGCATGATCGACCATGGCTTCTCCGGCGGGGCACAGATCAACCAGGCGTTCGCCCTGCTGTTCGCGGTTGCGGTGGTACTGGCACTGGCTACGGCGGCGCGGTTCTACTTCGTTTCGCTGCTGGGCGAAAAGGTCGTCGCCGACCTGCGTGGCCGCCTGTATGCGCATCTGATCGGGCTGGACGCCGGCTTTCACGACCGTAGCCGCAGCGGCGAACTGGTGTCGCGGCTGTCGGCCGACAGCGAACTGCTGCGCGGCTTGATCGGCACCACCATGTCGGTGGCGTTACGCAGCTCGGTGACGGTGATCGGCAGCATGGTGATGCTGTTGGTCACCAGCCCGCGCCTGGCCGGCTTCACCCTGATCGGCATCCCGCTGGCGGTGCTGCCGATCGTGCTGGGCGCGCGCCGGCTGCAGAAGATCTCGCGCGCCAGCCAGGACCGCGTGGCCGATGCCAATACGCTGGCCGCCGAAACCCTGGGTGCGGTGCGTACCGTGCAGGCACATGCGCGCGAGCAGTACGAGAGCCAGCGTTTCAGCCAGGCGCTGTTGTCCGCCATCGACACGGCACGGCTGCGGGTGCGTACTCAGGCAGGCGTCACCGCGGTGGCGATCATGCTGATCTTCGGCGCCATCGTCAGCGTGCTGTGGCTGGGCGCGCACGATGTGGTGGCCGGCCGCATGACGCCAGGCACGCTGGGCCAGTTCGTGCTGTATGCCCTGATCGGCGGCGGCTCGGTCGGCGCATTGGCCGAGGTCTGGAACGAACTGCAGCGCGCAGCCGGCGGCATGGGCCGCGTCGGCGAACTGCTCGACGAACAGCCGGCGATCGTGGCACCGGCCACGCCCACGCCGTTGCCGCAGCCGCTGCAGGGCGCGATCCATTTCGACCAGGTGGTGTTCCATTACCCGCAGCGCCCCGATGCGCCGGCACTGGACCGCTTCGACCTGCATGTCCGCCCCGGCGAGACCGTGGCCCTGGTCGGCCCCTCCGGCGCCGGCAAGAGCACGGTGCTGTCGATGCTGCTGCGCTTCCATGACCCGGTCAGTGGCCGCGTGCGCATCGACGAGGTGGACCTGCGCGACACCGACCCGGTGCACCTGCGCGAACACATCGCGCTGGTGCCGCAGCAACCCACCCTGTTCGCCGCCAGCGCCGCCGACAACATCCGCTACGGCCGGCTGCAGGCCAGCGACGCGGAGGTGGAAGCCGCCGCTGCCGCTGCCGAAGCCGATGTCTTCATCCGGGCGCTGCCGCAGGGCTACGCCAGCGAGCTGGGCGAGCGCGGCACGCGCCTGTCCGGCGGCCAGCAACAACGCGTGGCGATTGCGCGCGCCTTGCTCAAGGACGCGCCGATCCTGCTGCTGGACGAGGCCACCAGCGCACTGGATGCGCAGAGCGAGCGCGCCGTACAGCAAGCGCTGGACCGGCTCATGCAGGGCCGCACCACCCTGGTCATCGCGCACCGCCTGGCCACCGTGCTCAAGGCCGACCGCATCGTGGTCATGGACGCCGGCCGCATCGTCGCGCAGGGCACCCACGCACAGCTGATCGCCGAAGGCGGCCTGTATGCGGAATTGGCGCGGCTGCAGTTCATCGATCAATGA
- a CDS encoding IMPACT family protein codes for MTAMLDTLAADAHHSLDIKHSRFLAHAGALEAPAQALEIVQRVSVPDATHNCWAYRFGQEYRSSDDGEPSGTAGRPILAAIDGQGFDRVVVVVTRWYGGIKLGAGGLVRAYGGTAAECLRLATRRPLIALTLLDLHCRFDDLGLVHAALVAFHADKLDERFDADGAALRVQVPADQLAGLKSRLCDATRNHVHLSTSEAA; via the coding sequence ATGACGGCGATGCTCGATACCCTTGCCGCTGACGCGCACCACAGCCTGGACATCAAGCACAGCCGCTTTCTGGCCCACGCCGGTGCACTGGAGGCTCCCGCGCAGGCGCTGGAGATCGTGCAGCGCGTGTCGGTACCCGATGCCACCCACAACTGCTGGGCCTACCGCTTCGGGCAGGAGTACCGCTCCAGCGACGATGGCGAGCCCAGCGGGACGGCAGGCAGGCCGATCCTGGCGGCGATCGATGGCCAGGGCTTCGATCGCGTGGTGGTAGTGGTCACCCGTTGGTACGGCGGCATCAAGCTCGGTGCCGGCGGGTTGGTGCGCGCCTATGGCGGCACTGCGGCCGAGTGCCTGCGGCTGGCGACGCGACGGCCATTGATCGCACTGACGCTGCTCGATCTGCACTGTCGGTTCGACGACCTGGGGCTGGTGCATGCCGCCTTGGTCGCCTTCCATGCCGACAAGCTGGACGAGCGGTTCGATGCCGATGGCGCGGCATTGCGCGTGCAAGTGCCTGCAGATCAGCTTGCAGGCTTGAAAAGCCGTCTGTGCGACGCCACTCGCAACCATGTCCACCTCTCAACATCGGAAGCCGCATGA